The Fusobacterium sp. DD2 genome contains a region encoding:
- a CDS encoding arsenate reductase family protein: MSVLFINYPKCSTCINARKWLEEHKIDFTSRHIVEDNPKKEELKKYVALSGLPVKKFFNTSGVLYRQMNLKEKLAKASEDEMLDILSSNGMLVKRPLVIADKGVLIGFKKDQWEEFFK; encoded by the coding sequence ATGTCTGTATTATTTATTAACTATCCAAAATGTTCAACTTGTATAAATGCCAGAAAATGGCTTGAAGAACACAAAATTGATTTTACAAGTAGACATATCGTTGAGGATAATCCTAAAAAAGAAGAATTGAAAAAATATGTTGCCTTAAGTGGACTTCCAGTTAAAAAATTCTTTAACACAAGTGGAGTTCTTTATAGACAGATGAATTTAAAGGAAAAACTTGCAAAAGCCTCTGAAGATGAGATGTTAGATATTCTATCTTCCAATGGTATGCTGGTAAAAAGACCTTTGGTAATTGCTGATAAAGGAGTTCTTATTGGATTTAAAAAAGATCAATGGGAAGAATTCTTTAAATAA
- the glyA gene encoding serine hydroxymethyltransferase, with protein sequence MRNKKKLQEVDKEVFEAIEKEKKRQNNGIELIASENFVSDAVLEAAGSVMTNKYAEGYPDKRYYGGCVHVDVVEKLAQERLKKLFNVKYVNVQPHSGSQANMAVYKALLNIGDTVLGMKLDHGGHLTHGKNVNFSGKDYKIYSYSVSETDERIDYDALEKLALEVKPKMIIAGASAYSRIIDFKRFREIADKVGAYLMVDMAHIAGLVAAGIHPSPIPYAHVVTSTTHKTLRGPRGGIIMTNDPEIAKKINKTIFPGIQGGPLMHIIAAKAVAFKEALGDDFKEYQQQIVKNAKTLAEELEKGGLRIVSGGTDNHMMLVDTKNSKGLTGDEVEKALDKAGITVNKNGIPYDKEKPMITSGIRIGTPAVTTRGMKEPEMKKIAHFILEAINNVKNDEKLQKIKEEVEAFCMNFPL encoded by the coding sequence ATGAGAAACAAAAAGAAATTACAAGAAGTAGATAAAGAGGTATTTGAAGCTATTGAAAAAGAAAAAAAGAGACAAAATAACGGGATTGAGCTTATAGCGTCAGAAAACTTCGTATCAGATGCAGTATTAGAAGCTGCTGGAAGTGTTATGACAAATAAGTATGCTGAAGGATACCCAGATAAAAGATACTATGGTGGATGTGTACATGTTGACGTAGTGGAAAAATTAGCTCAGGAAAGACTAAAAAAACTATTTAACGTAAAATATGTAAATGTACAGCCACACTCAGGTTCACAAGCTAACATGGCAGTTTATAAAGCACTTTTAAATATTGGTGATACAGTACTTGGAATGAAACTTGATCATGGTGGACATCTTACTCATGGTAAAAATGTAAACTTCTCAGGAAAAGATTATAAAATATATTCATATAGTGTATCTGAAACTGATGAAAGAATCGATTATGATGCTTTAGAAAAATTAGCTCTTGAAGTTAAACCTAAAATGATAATTGCAGGAGCAAGTGCATATTCTAGAATAATTGATTTTAAAAGATTCAGAGAAATTGCAGATAAAGTTGGAGCATATCTAATGGTAGATATGGCCCATATTGCTGGACTTGTAGCTGCTGGAATTCACCCTAGCCCTATTCCTTATGCTCATGTTGTAACTAGTACAACTCATAAGACTTTAAGAGGACCTCGTGGTGGAATCATCATGACTAATGACCCAGAAATAGCTAAAAAAATCAATAAAACTATATTCCCTGGAATCCAAGGTGGACCACTTATGCATATAATAGCTGCTAAAGCTGTTGCATTTAAAGAAGCATTAGGTGACGATTTCAAAGAGTATCAACAACAGATAGTTAAAAACGCCAAAACACTTGCAGAAGAACTTGAAAAGGGTGGACTTAGAATAGTAAGTGGTGGAACTGATAACCATATGATGCTTGTTGATACTAAAAATTCTAAAGGACTTACTGGAGATGAGGTTGAAAAAGCTTTAGACAAAGCTGGAATCACTGTTAATAAAAATGGAATACCTTATGACAAAGAAAAACCTATGATTACAAGTGGAATCAGAATCGGAACTCCAGCTGTAACTACCAGAGGAATGAAAGAGCCTGAAATGAAAAAAATAGCTCACTTTATTTTAGAAGCTATTAACAATGTTAAAAATGATGAAAAATTACAGAAAATCAAAGAAGAAGTAGAAGCTTTCTGTATGAATTTTCCATTATAA
- the rplT gene encoding 50S ribosomal protein L20: MRVKTGIVRKRKHKKVLNAAKGFRGASGTVIKQAKQATMRAAAYATRDRKVTKRRMRQLWIIRINAAARLNGLTYSTLINGLRKAGIVLDRKVLADIALNNAAEFAKLAETAKAAL, encoded by the coding sequence ATGAGAGTTAAAACTGGAATAGTTAGAAAAAGAAAACATAAAAAAGTTTTAAATGCCGCTAAAGGATTTAGAGGGGCATCTGGTACAGTTATAAAACAAGCTAAACAAGCTACAATGAGAGCTGCTGCTTACGCTACAAGAGATAGAAAAGTAACTAAGAGAAGAATGAGACAATTATGGATCATCAGAATCAACGCAGCTGCTAGATTAAATGGATTAACTTATTCAACTTTAATCAACGGACTTAGAAAAGCTGGAATCGTTTTAGACAGAAAAGTACTTGCTGACATCGCTCTAAACAACGCAGCTGAATTCGCTAAATTAGCTGAAACTGCTAAAGCAGCATTATAA
- the rpmI gene encoding 50S ribosomal protein L35, whose protein sequence is MPKMKTHRGARKRIKVTGTGKFIVKHSGKSHILTKKDRKRKNHLRKDFVVTETLKRHMQALLPYGKGR, encoded by the coding sequence ATGCCAAAAATGAAGACTCATAGAGGAGCTAGAAAAAGAATTAAAGTTACAGGGACAGGTAAATTTATTGTAAAACACTCTGGAAAAAGTCACATTTTAACTAAGAAAGATAGAAAGAGAAAAAATCACCTTAGAAAAGATTTCGTAGTTACTGAAACTTTAAAAAGACATATGCAAGCTTTACTACCATATGGAAAAGGAAGATAA
- the infC gene encoding translation initiation factor IF-3 — MITDKIRINEKIRGKEFRIISSSGEQLGVMTSNAALEIARQEGLDLVEIAANAKPPVCKIMDFGKYRYEQTRKAKEAKKNQKQVVVKEVKVTARIDTHDLETKMSQVEKFLKKENKVKVTMVLFGRERMQQSLGVDTLDEIAERFAEIAEADKKYNDRQKHIILTPKK, encoded by the coding sequence ATTATTACTGATAAGATTAGAATCAACGAAAAAATTAGAGGAAAAGAATTTAGAATAATTTCCTCAAGTGGAGAGCAATTAGGAGTTATGACTTCTAATGCAGCATTAGAGATAGCAAGACAAGAGGGGCTAGATTTAGTAGAAATAGCAGCAAATGCTAAACCACCTGTATGCAAAATTATGGATTTTGGAAAATACAGATATGAACAAACTAGAAAAGCTAAAGAAGCTAAGAAAAATCAGAAACAGGTAGTTGTAAAAGAGGTTAAGGTAACAGCTAGAATAGATACTCACGACCTTGAAACAAAAATGTCTCAAGTAGAGAAATTTTTAAAGAAAGAAAACAAGGTTAAAGTGACAATGGTTCTTTTCGGTAGAGAAAGAATGCAACAATCATTAGGTGTAGATACACTAGATGAGATTGCTGAAAGATTTGCTGAAATTGCTGAAGCTGATAAAAAATATAACGACAGACAAAAGCATATTATACTTACACCTAAAAAATAG
- a CDS encoding TonB-dependent receptor — translation MKKTLMVAALLVVGTSLAAQGREISTGKLNETLITTENFETTVLDTAKDITIVTQEEIQNKGANTVADALKGVPGLTVSKMDGADAQFDLRGFGATAGQNTLVLLDGIPLNSVQGNGYDTSQIPVSIIDRIEVIPAGGNVMYGDGAIGGVINIITKAPQNKENYGSMGLEASSWSTLNGNLHYGTKVTDRLLMDVAYNGYKSNEYRSKEKPNDNDDTKNSVFLRGKYLLDNGSLDVKYRHSNTKDYYAGSLTEEQFEDSPKQAGSYGGLSKMTEDNYSAKYDTKLTDNVDFMMYGGYDAREYEGSRSHTRATQSFIKPQVKYTYADNSYIILGGDYKDGKSEDKMNDVKDQKRKSYAGYLMNKTTVGDFQFTQGFRHEKIDYDYNKNEYVNVGSAWLLTTTPASKKFNANSWELAANYLYSDTGSVYVSYNHGFRAPTIQDLNAWYGDIKLQKNDAYELGIKDMYENTYISASVFRIDTDKEILYDKRFNVPGSMWTGANKNFSDKVKRIGGQIALQHYFDNFTLRENITYIQPKIKGGDYSGNDFPGVPRWNANAGVTYNFTDKLLGNFDVYYVGKAYVNDDFANKFGKLNSHTTADINVKYQVNDGLEVYTGIRNMFNKKYANGIFGSTNKNYYPADGRSYYAGFRYNF, via the coding sequence ATGAAGAAAACTTTAATGGTTGCAGCTTTATTAGTAGTTGGTACTTCTTTAGCTGCTCAAGGTAGGGAGATTTCAACTGGAAAATTAAATGAAACTCTTATCACTACTGAAAACTTTGAAACAACTGTATTAGACACTGCAAAAGATATAACAATAGTTACTCAAGAAGAGATACAAAATAAGGGAGCTAACACTGTAGCCGATGCTTTAAAAGGTGTGCCTGGATTAACTGTATCTAAAATGGATGGAGCAGATGCACAATTTGACTTAAGAGGTTTTGGTGCTACTGCTGGACAAAATACTTTAGTTCTTTTAGATGGAATTCCATTAAACTCAGTACAAGGAAATGGATATGATACTTCACAAATACCTGTAAGCATAATTGATAGAATCGAAGTTATTCCTGCTGGTGGAAATGTGATGTATGGTGATGGTGCTATAGGAGGAGTTATCAATATCATAACAAAAGCTCCTCAGAACAAAGAAAATTATGGTTCAATGGGACTTGAAGCAAGTTCATGGAGCACGTTAAATGGAAATCTTCACTATGGAACAAAAGTAACAGATAGACTTCTTATGGATGTTGCCTACAATGGATATAAAAGTAATGAATATAGAAGTAAAGAAAAACCTAATGATAACGATGACACTAAGAACTCTGTTTTTTTAAGAGGAAAATACCTTCTTGATAACGGTTCTTTAGATGTAAAATATAGACATAGTAATACAAAAGACTATTATGCTGGCTCATTAACAGAAGAACAATTCGAAGATAGTCCTAAACAAGCTGGTAGCTATGGTGGATTATCAAAAATGACTGAAGATAATTATTCAGCAAAATACGATACTAAACTTACGGACAATGTAGATTTCATGATGTATGGTGGATATGATGCAAGAGAATATGAAGGTTCAAGGAGTCATACTCGTGCTACTCAATCTTTTATAAAACCTCAAGTCAAATATACATATGCTGATAACAGCTATATTATCTTAGGAGGAGACTACAAAGATGGTAAATCAGAAGATAAGATGAACGATGTTAAGGATCAGAAAAGAAAATCTTATGCTGGCTATTTAATGAATAAAACTACTGTTGGAGATTTTCAATTTACTCAAGGATTCAGACATGAAAAAATAGATTATGACTATAATAAAAATGAATATGTAAATGTTGGGTCTGCTTGGTTACTTACAACTACTCCAGCCTCTAAAAAATTCAATGCTAACTCTTGGGAACTTGCTGCTAACTACTTATATTCAGATACAGGTAGTGTATATGTAAGCTATAACCATGGATTTAGAGCACCAACTATTCAAGATTTAAATGCATGGTATGGAGATATAAAATTACAAAAAAATGACGCTTATGAATTAGGTATCAAAGATATGTATGAAAATACCTATATATCTGCTTCTGTTTTCAGAATAGATACTGACAAAGAAATACTATATGATAAAAGATTTAATGTTCCAGGTTCTATGTGGACTGGAGCAAATAAAAACTTTAGTGATAAAGTTAAAAGAATTGGAGGACAAATTGCTCTACAACACTACTTTGATAATTTTACCTTAAGAGAGAATATTACGTATATTCAACCTAAAATAAAAGGTGGAGACTACTCTGGAAATGACTTTCCAGGAGTACCTAGATGGAATGCTAACGCAGGAGTAACATATAACTTTACAGATAAACTTCTTGGAAATTTCGATGTTTACTATGTAGGTAAAGCTTATGTAAACGATGATTTTGCAAACAAATTCGGAAAATTAAACTCTCATACTACTGCTGATATTAATGTTAAATATCAAGTAAATGATGGATTAGAAGTATATACAGGAATAAGAAATATGTTTAACAAAAAATATGCAAATGGAATATTTGGTTCAACTAATAAAAATTACTACCCAGCAGATGGAAGAAGTTACTATGCTGGATTCAGATATAACTTTTAA
- a CDS encoding manganese efflux pump MntP family protein: MKLQIINFLLIGISLAMDAFAVCVCQGMATNENKEKLGIKLGITFGAFQAVMPWLGYRIGNIFSDKISVYGGVIACIILVLIGLNMIREAREDEECSVISDAKTLMVLGVATSIDALIVGFSFAFENVENIYVGVLLIGGVTFLISFIGTTIGYKIKEIIGKKAQYLGGIVLIILGIKALGENF, translated from the coding sequence ATGAAATTGCAAATAATTAATTTTTTACTTATTGGAATAAGTTTGGCTATGGATGCTTTTGCTGTATGTGTATGCCAGGGAATGGCTACCAATGAAAATAAGGAAAAACTTGGGATAAAGTTAGGTATTACTTTTGGAGCTTTTCAGGCAGTGATGCCATGGTTAGGATATAGAATTGGAAATATCTTCAGTGATAAGATATCTGTCTATGGTGGAGTTATTGCATGTATAATCCTTGTTCTTATTGGACTTAATATGATAAGAGAAGCAAGAGAAGATGAAGAGTGCAGTGTAATAAGTGATGCAAAGACACTGATGGTATTAGGTGTAGCAACCAGTATAGATGCTCTTATTGTTGGGTTTTCATTTGCATTTGAAAATGTGGAGAATATATATGTAGGAGTCTTATTAATAGGAGGAGTTACATTTTTAATATCGTTTATTGGAACAACAATAGGTTATAAGATTAAAGAGATAATAGGAAAAAAGGCTCAATATCTAGGTGGAATAGTTCTTATAATATTGGGAATAAAAGCTTTAGGAGAAAATTTTTAG
- a CDS encoding PTS sugar transporter subunit IIC, whose protein sequence is MNEQKFSDKILAGLSIGIVVALIPGALLGELMKALSGHLAISGTILLITKMATSMLPLAIGVCVGMLFKFTPIQTTSIAIACAVGSGVIRVKDGLLTLAGTGDVINTAITAAIAAFIVIKLGNSLKAYTILLIPLIVIVIAGGIGMFTLPYISKATGILGNIINHITTLQPYIMGILIAIIFALLIVSPFSTVGVAVAIQIGGIASGAANLGIVAAGIGLAISGWKVNSFGTSIAHFLGSPKMQMANFVKKPIMLLPVIANAGVLGLCAAIFDIKGTTMSAGFGLSGLIGPLNAINTGTSVVVAGLVFIVFPVILGFVFDIVFKKVIPLVKPEDYQITYQ, encoded by the coding sequence ATGAACGAACAAAAATTTTCAGACAAGATTCTAGCAGGTTTATCAATTGGTATAGTTGTTGCTTTGATACCTGGAGCTTTACTTGGAGAGCTTATGAAAGCTTTATCTGGACATCTTGCTATATCTGGAACTATTCTTTTAATTACTAAAATGGCTACTTCTATGTTACCTTTAGCAATTGGAGTGTGTGTTGGAATGTTATTTAAATTTACTCCAATTCAAACTACTTCAATAGCTATTGCCTGTGCAGTAGGAAGTGGAGTCATTAGAGTAAAAGACGGACTTTTAACTTTAGCAGGAACTGGTGACGTTATTAACACTGCCATAACTGCTGCAATTGCTGCTTTTATAGTTATCAAACTTGGTAACTCATTAAAAGCTTACACTATCCTATTAATTCCTTTAATTGTAATTGTAATAGCTGGTGGAATTGGTATGTTTACACTTCCATATATCAGTAAAGCAACTGGTATTCTTGGAAACATCATCAACCACATCACTACATTACAACCATACATTATGGGAATCTTAATTGCTATTATTTTTGCACTTCTTATTGTATCGCCGTTCTCAACAGTTGGAGTAGCAGTAGCTATTCAAATTGGTGGAATAGCAAGTGGTGCTGCAAACCTTGGAATAGTAGCAGCTGGTATTGGACTTGCAATATCTGGATGGAAGGTAAACTCTTTTGGTACAAGTATTGCTCACTTCCTAGGTTCTCCTAAGATGCAAATGGCAAACTTTGTTAAAAAACCTATTATGCTTTTACCTGTAATTGCAAATGCTGGAGTACTTGGACTATGTGCTGCAATATTTGATATTAAAGGAACTACTATGAGTGCTGGATTTGGATTATCTGGACTTATTGGACCTTTAAACGCTATCAATACTGGTACATCTGTTGTAGTAGCTGGACTTGTATTTATAGTATTCCCAGTTATACTTGGATTTGTATTTGATATTGTATTTAAAAAAGTAATACCTCTAGTTAAACCTGAAGATTATCAAATTACATATCAATAA
- a CDS encoding NAD(P)-dependent oxidoreductase, translated as MKVLMYAVRPDEMDAIQRYTKEFGIEYDIVKENFGVENAHKAKGYDAISILGNCLATREALKIVADLGVKVVADRSTGYEKIDLEAAKEYGLQVSNVPGYSPNAISEYAITSALMLARNVKIMMQHSAVNNYSLKGLIGFEIRKSVVGIIGTGRIGREAAKGFKGLGARVIAYDIYPCEEAKEYLEYVSLDELLRTSDVISLHMPLFDSNYHMINAETLKKMKRTAVLVNTSRGGLVDSKAMLEALENKQIAGYAMDVYEKELGIMHCDRSQCHIEDEVFNKLHALDNVIVSPHYAFYTDEAVANMVEIALKNISEFEKTGHVLNKLF; from the coding sequence ATGAAAGTTTTAATGTATGCAGTTAGACCTGATGAAATGGATGCTATACAAAGATATACAAAAGAATTTGGAATAGAATATGATATAGTAAAAGAAAATTTCGGTGTTGAAAATGCTCACAAAGCAAAAGGATATGATGCTATATCAATATTAGGAAACTGTCTTGCTACAAGAGAAGCTTTAAAAATAGTTGCTGACCTTGGTGTAAAGGTAGTTGCTGACAGAAGTACAGGATATGAGAAAATCGACCTTGAAGCTGCAAAAGAGTATGGACTTCAAGTAAGTAACGTTCCTGGATATTCACCAAATGCCATAAGTGAATATGCTATTACTTCAGCACTTATGCTTGCAAGAAATGTTAAAATTATGATGCAACACTCAGCTGTAAACAACTACTCATTAAAAGGACTTATCGGTTTTGAAATCAGAAAATCAGTAGTAGGAATTATTGGTACTGGACGTATTGGTAGAGAAGCTGCAAAAGGATTTAAAGGACTTGGTGCAAGAGTTATTGCTTATGATATCTACCCTTGTGAAGAAGCTAAAGAATATCTTGAATATGTATCTTTAGATGAACTGTTAAGAACAAGTGACGTTATCTCTTTACATATGCCACTATTTGATTCAAACTACCATATGATAAATGCAGAAACTCTTAAAAAGATGAAGAGAACTGCAGTTCTTGTAAATACAAGTAGAGGTGGACTTGTAGATAGTAAAGCTATGTTAGAAGCTCTTGAAAACAAACAGATTGCTGGATATGCTATGGACGTATATGAAAAAGAATTAGGAATCATGCACTGCGATAGAAGCCAATGCCATATTGAAGATGAGGTATTCAACAAACTTCATGCTTTAGATAATGTAATTGTTTCTCCTCACTATGCATTCTATACAGACGAAGCAGTAGCAAATATGGTTGAAATAGCTTTAAAGAACATTTCAGAATTTGAGAAAACTGGACATGTCTTAAATAAATTATTCTAA